A window of Benincasa hispida cultivar B227 chromosome 9, ASM972705v1, whole genome shotgun sequence genomic DNA:
ctctcgctccttGGGTGAGCTGCTGGCTTGATCTTCccaagcagttgtctgcttaCGCAACAAATTCTTGATTcaacttaaaaaatttataacttgAAATCCAGAACtcatttcaagaaacttccttctacaaatttgtttagaattgagttaactaTCTTAGTTTAAAATTTCAGTGTAAAAATTCTCATGGTTTGATTTGGGGCTTTAAATcttcatcattggccccaattcaagcagttgtctgcttgttcaacaatttctagTTCTAACTTCCAAAATAtataactcaaactccagacTTTATCTTACAAAAAATTTTTCTACAAACTTACTTATAATGGTGTTAACGATATTACCTTAAAATTGCATCCCTAAATCTTTTGTGATTTGGCCTGGAGCTTCCGATATTTTTCACTGGCCTCGATTAATCCGAGGACTCGACCCTTCTATAATCTCCTCACTTTTTGACCTTCTTCCGTTGTGATCTTTCTTCGAAAGCCCTACCTCAGAAACTAGACTCTTCCAGCGTTCAAATGACACCAATTTCACTTAGATCGTTCGAGTCAATTGCCCAGACCGAGCTTCTGAAgttcatctttcttttattctttcggCTGCCTTCTCATGCATGCAATAATCAACCGCCACCTCGCCCACTAATGGATATAGTCCATTTCGGCCTTggaaaacttaattttaataattttaactaattaaatttttctaaaCTTCTTCATTAAACTTAATACTCGACTGCCATATAGCCAGAACtccctctttttcttcttcttccctctttGTTTCCCTACATTAAACTATAAACTTCACATACTACCTAAATATCTACATGGCTAACATATATATGTAGAGAATGTAGGATTTAGGATTTACAATCCCCATGCACTTTGTGTGGGAGAGGGATTGAAATAGTGAGAtaagtgggaaaaacccactatcttttatttccttattttgaactttttcaaaaattgaaatcaaaatgaatttgaaaaacaaaattcatttctttaaattaaattgatctgaaattaatttaaataatcaattaaaaaaatttaattattaattaattaaaataatttaatatcaaatttaaattctagAAACACCAATTCcttaaacatgaatccctattcatgtaattaatacttaaatcatatttaaatattcttcaactctcaatttttgtttaattcgataattaaacgtttaattatatcacatataattaatgatttccttaattcaaatttgaacgtttcaaattctctcatcacactgttctaaggtttagttcgtTTATGAACTAGTAAAGGGGGCCTAATGGACcaacagatcatgggctccaacgatccgagattaattggctaaactatttaaacctaattaatcaacatttgttaactaccgggtcactccattaaagcccagtagttgcactcccctcactgtagatatatttttatcctattgatttaaccatgatcagtaagttgacattttacaggttgttcgtaataacgactggatcaaaaattgttttacccctaagattacatcttgttccttaagtcccattaatcctctaatgaacaattggtttgtgatccaatcatcaaatcaAGTCCCTCTTGGGACAATGAGAGGGTGTGGCTCCTtgggttcaagacccggagttagcacttaaggaaaaaaaaaacctctctaCCAtctctaaaagcgggtaggagtaaattccatcttgcaccctatgtcctcaactatctaccctatcttacccttgaaatgagagacttattgagccgacactgttgagtcaacccttactcgtgcaaatctaaagataatcctgaataaatagaaatttatcgttagctcaggattaaggtcaagttatcaaGGTCATcgcttttaaataattatttttaaatagtaaacaagtaagagtgacttatttcttggtctggtcttatacaaactctttgtataggatgactccattcgcatgtctccacatgaacaattcaggatcacatcgtttgtactaaatacaaagtgggccgcatccgatagtgtttctaaaataaggtacccaaccttatccatatactatagacctttttaggtatctacttgaacttgatccactcttatgtctccacataaagtccaagtacttatttattggatttagtttttacaagtgcaatttacatattcaataacaattttattgaatgaaccttaataacttctttattgaaaatagaattgtttaattttacaaaatgtgagttttaggacatataacctaACACTCAACACATTTAACAACCCCCATTTTTCCTTATCCAGAAGCATATTTTCCCAACACTATCCAACCAGCTCCCCTATAAACATCAATACCTTATGTACCAATTTTAGAACAAAATGAACTTATCAATAATCCTACCATGCCTACAAATAGTCAGGTTAACCCACCTGAAACCATTAAGCCTATTCACAAAACAACTCGAGTTGCTAGACCACCTTCATACTTACCAGACTATCATTGTAGTCTTGCTTCCAACCATTCCTTGCCTTCTTCTTCTACCCGTTATCCCATTTCTTCTTATCTTTCATATAACCATTTATCAACAACTTTTCGAACTTTTTCTTTAGCCATTTCTTCCCATTATGAGTCCCAATTTTATCACCAAGCCATACCTTTTGATCATTGGAAAGAAGCTATGCAACTTGAACTTTAAGCTATGGAAGATAACCATACTCGGGATATTGTTAGTTTGCCTCCTATAAAATATAGCATTGGTTGCAAATGAGTTTACAAGATCAAGCATCGTGCTTATGGTTCCATTGAACGTTATAAGACAAGACTCGTTGCAAAGGAGTATACTCAGAAGAGGGGTTATATTTTATAGGAACTTTTTCTCCCGTGGCTAAGCTTGTAATAGTTCGAGTTCTTCTCACATTGGCGGTTTCTTATAATTGACCTTTGTTACAATTGGATGTGAACAATGCTTTTCTGCATGGTGATTTGTTTGAAGAAGTGTACATGGATCCTCTTTGTTATAGGCCTCATGTTTCCTCTTCAGAGAATGGAAAATTAGTCTACTagttaaagaaataaatagGCTTCATGGCAGCGGTTTGCTAAATTCTTTGACACTTTGATTTCTCTTGGTTTTAGGGAATCTAAAGCTTATTATTCTCTATTTGTTTGTTGTTCGGGTGACACTTTTATAGCACTATTGATGTATGTAGATGTGTAATCACTAATGCAAATTCTCAACAGATTGATCAACTTAAAGTTTTGTTACATGAGTGTTTCAAACTCAAAGGCTTAGGACCTTTGAAGTATTTTCTAGGTCTTGAACTTGAACGTTCATTGAAAGGTATTCCATCTCTCAAAGACATTATACTTTACAAGAAGATGTTGATCTTTTGGGAGATAAGCTTGTTGTTGTACCGATGGATCCGACTGTCAAGTTGAAGAATTCTGATATTGGATCCTGAAAGGAATGAATGGAAAAAGCAGCATGTTTTTGTATAGATCGAGACTTGTTTGTTGCAGGAGATCCATTAACACAAGGAAAAACCTCGGCGTTAGTTGATCCTTCTTCTTATAAGAGGTTGATCGGTCGACTTTTTTATCTCAATATTTTGAGGCCTAATATTGTGTTTGCAGTAAATAAGTTGAGTCAATTTATTGCCTGACCATGTAAGTCACATTTGACAGTTGCTCGTTATTTATTGCGTTATCTAAAGTCTTCTCCAGGCCAAGGTATTATGATTTCTCCTACGAAGAATTTTCAGTTGCGCACTTTTGTTGATTCTGATTGGACATCATGTCCTGATACAAGAAAGTCAAATTCAGATTTTTGTATATTTCTTGGTGACTCACTtgttttatgaaaatccaaACTGCAAAATATGGTTTCTCGTTCTTCAGCTAAAGCTGAGTAAGGCACTTGCATCCATTGCTTGTGAGATTGTTTGGATCATTTCGTTGCTTCAAGATTTGTGCGTTTCTGCTATTCAATCGACTATTATCTTTTGTGACAATTAAGCTGTCATTCATCTTGTCACAAATCCTATTTTCTATGAACCAAACATATTGAGCCTGATTGTCATTTCATAATTTGAAGCTTCATCTTGTGAGGTCTCATCAACAACTTGCTCATGTCTTCACCAAGACACTTCCTGGATCTGCTGATTTTTAGCATATTACCCAAGCTGGGAATTTCTGATTTGTATAGTTCAGTTTGAGGGGGCATATTAGTTATAACAGTATTTAGTTATtcagttttattatttatgttatttCTGTTGTGTATAATATTCTATAAGGAAGCTTAATGAGAAGTCATTTTTCTTCTCCATTTACATCAGACAAGTGTACCTTTGGGAATATTTTAGCCACGTTTACGAAGGTGTCGAAGTACCTGGGTGACATTGTGTTAATGGCACAGAAATTGCTGACACGACCTGCCACGTGGACAAAATTGCCTCGAACATAGAAAAACGCCGCCTTCTCCTCCTCCCCCGTTTTACACCAGTTCACCAACTCCCATACACAGGCGGCGTTCTGAATCCTTTCGACGGCGGCGATGGCGGCAGCGGCAGTGGCAGTGGCAGCGAAGCCAGTGATGGTAATCGGAGTCGACGACAGCGAATGCGCAATCGCCGCCCTGGAGTGGACACTGGACCAATTCTTCTCTCAAACAGTCCGATTACATCCGTTCAAGCTCGTTGTCGTTCATGTCAAACCGTCTCCCGATGTCTTCGTCGGCGTCTCCGGACCAGGAAGTAAGATCGATCCTCCTCCTCTGTTAATTACTTTCAAACAGAAATCCATCCACAATCTATAATCGAGTTCTTAGAGAGGCAATTAGTGATCTCAGAAACTACAATCAGGAATTGCAGGATCGGTCGAAACCTACCAAGCTTTGGACGGTGATTTGAAGAGGAAAGCTGCGAGAACTCTCAAAATTGCCAGAGAAATTTGTGCTGCAAAATCGGTAACGATCCAGTTTGAATTTCTCGATTTACCTTACCTCAATCGTTTGAATTTCGAATTGTGGTTAATGATATACCCGAATCTGACCGAATTGTAAATCATTAATGGAGAAAACAGAAATGGTATAGAATACTTGGAAAATCTGTAGAAAACAGAAAAGAGAGTAAAAAAGCAATGGAGTTGAATTGAATTGATTTGCAGGTTTGTGATGTCGAatttgaggttgaagaaggagaTGCTAGGTATGTACTGTGCGAGGCGGCGAATAAGCATCGGGCTTCGGTGCTCGTGGTAGGAAGCCGTGGCCATGGAGCCATCAAAAGGTACTTTCTCTAAAACACATTTAATCCGTTAATGgctattagttttttttttttttttttcgatttttttaagtacaatagggatacaaaattcgtcaaaatctctggttattaacacaaatctaaaattttaattgatacaacttcTTCTAAAATTTAGCGGTATACAtggatatttttccttttttaataactaaaaatataagATTTTCAAGTTATATGTAATATGTTCATGTTGTTAACCAATCATTgagatataataatattatgCAAAAGTATCAAATTTGGTCGACATACCGTCTTTTCTAACATTCTGATGTGTTCTTATGTTGGCTTGACATAAAATGATCAACATTTTCCATTATATCATTAATAAACGATACTATTAAATAAGAATTCTCAACTTATTTAAATGGTGAAACATTCTTAattattaatgaaatattaTTGATGTGTACGTAATATTAAgagctatttttaaatatagaaaaatgaaccaaaacatttataagatataccaaaattttagaactatcaagaATAGAGGCTGATAGCTATCAGTGACGACATTGATGaacattgatagacaatgatcattggtagttctaaaattttgcgtaaatattttccaagaaataatttctttaatattaataataaaaattatttacttatttaaagATTGTTTTCCTTAAATACTGATGCAACTAGTAGCAAGAGAAATCCATCACTAAAATATGAGAGAACTTTCTAGAGAGAACACAAAGTTCATTTTAAAATGGATATACAAAAGCTCCCTATTACAAACTCTAAATGGGTTATTTATAGACTTACAagtaaatatgaaaataattaattaaacactaattaatctaaattatcaattaaactaaatattaacaaaaatatattagtTGTCTTCTAATTCTCTTCACCAAATACTTTATTCACAgcagttttgaatttttttcaatattattgtaaataaagaaaagattCATAGGTATAAAATAGTTTGGTCTCGATctaaatattcttttataatttgttttttgaGAAACACATCATTGACTTGAACATTGGATAATTCAGAACAATtatggtaaataaataaatagaagtaTAGTATAGGTGAAATTCATTGATGGATGATGATGAAATGAATTGCAGGGCGTTATTAGGGAGTGTGAGTGATTATTGCGCCCTTCGGGCTCCTTGCACGGTCATGATTGTGAAGATCAACCACCCTACAAAAACAGGCTCtaaataactcaaaatccacCTTGCTTCAACTTATATGTATatcatttttgtaaatattgtttCTACCTTTTTACTTTTTGCTGGATGAATTACAATAAGGTATCTCACTCTCTTTTAAGTAGATTccagtttgtttttttttttaatcaacagTGTGTGTATATTGTGTTTGTGTAATGGATATATATCTTTGGCATGTTTGTGGTTTAATTAAATCTCATTGACATCCGAGTATGTTAGAAACTACGAAATCTGGTTTAAATCTTTCTACCTCTAATTGTattcgaaagaaaaaaaaaaaacaaacctcTTTGCCGTgtagaaaacaaaaacatcTCGAGAAGTATTTATGTTCAAAATTTAGATActgaaatttaatatctaactaataagatttttttaatcattcttTATATTAAGAATTActacattttcaaaataagtaaataaatacatttttaattaaaaatgtaaaaattatatatatattttttaatttttaaaaaatgagaatattTAATCACGGAAAATTTTCAATAGTTTGGTAGCATGAAAATTTCCTACAACTACCTCCACTTCTTTGTGTTAGTATGTTTCTAAAAATAGTTTAGATTCTACCGGCAAAAGAATATTCATGAGTGAGAACAAAGGGAGTTTCATCATTGGGAGTCTAAAAATTTTCCCAAACAAATATACAAGTTAGAAAATTTTATGATTGCAATGAAAATGTATTATCTCCATCTAATTTGGGATCGTTCTTGtatttcaaatgtttatttcttGATGGTACAAGTACTAATCAATCCTTAAAAtcaattatgaattaaaatgtACTTATATGGAGACGTAAAACGTCAACCGTGACAAGAAGCATACAAAGGAAGAAAAAGGGGCTGGTGCTACGACTCTACACGGTGCTTGTCGCGGCGCCCAAATTCGATAGTagtgttttctaaatttgaaggaGTGTCACAACGTTACAAAGTTAGACGGAGGTGATGCGACGGTAGCATTGCACTACGTTGCGATACTGCACATCAACTCGAGAGGCAACTTTCTTGTAGCGTCCCGACACCTTCGcgatattataaaagaaaaacccTAGATGCTTGCACTTTTCAATCACAAAATTACATAGAAATCCTCTCTTCTGTATTTCAATCTTCCTATTCAATTAAGATTTCTATCAATTATTATTAGGTGATTTCAAGTATGATTCTAGGTTAAGATACGATTATCTAGCTTGAATTTTGAGGTTTATTTCTTGATTTGTCAACTCATGAGGCTGTGAACAATTTTCTTAGCCTGTAATTTTATAGTTTAAGGATTTTTCATCTTGTGATTATTCTTCTGATTGCATTTGCTTATGTTTATCTAATAAGTTAGCCTAGCAGATTTAGTTCATCTTCATACATTAATACTTAATATGTAATCGTTAGATCCTTAAATCGCTAGGTGACAAAGAGTTAAGTTACGGTTCTAAATTGTTTTAGCATTTCCAAACAATTAACATTCATCTAAATGACCTATATGGGAATTGACTTCATTAGACATTTATGAATTATTTCGTCCATATTAGCAATGGCCCTATaacttaattctaatttatttGCATATCTAGGATGCTTTTCATGTAGAAATAAagatcaatttgattttaatttttctaaatatgaTATGCTAAATTTAAACATGCAAGATTACAAGTTACTTCGTGCGTGTAATCGATGATTTAATAAACAAATTAGGAAAAATCTCAACACAATCCAGGCTAGATACTTTGTTTCATTGATATTTCAATTCGTTCGATCGTCTTCAAACTTTAATTCCAtgcaatttaattttcaatcatCTTCTGTACAATTAGAGCACTCACAATCAATCAAACCCTCCTCTTTCGATTACCTAAACAATAAGAATTTTAAGCTACACTAATACTACAGAGTTAGAGTCTTTGTGGATATCAACCCATTACTACAATAATACTACATAGTTAGAGCAGGAAATGGAACATTATTTGATCGGATTGGAGGCTTCGAAAATCTTTGGTTCATCATAATACTATAGAAGTATCATACTCTCTTTGTTCACATTATAAATTTGTATTCATAATTATTTATGGACTACACATTAATGTTCATTGGTTTCatcctattttttaaaaacatgatgATATGGCACACAACAAATGGAGAGAGTATGGAAAATTTTTCATACTTCTGTAGTACTAGAAATCTTTCTGGAAAAATTTTatactataaaataaatttagtaCTGATATGATATGGAGAATTGTTCATTCAACCTTCATTCATTGCTTGTCATAGTAGTAACATTTCAGAATAATGTGGGtccacaaaataaatttatgtatCATTTAATGACATGTCAAATTATGAATAATTGTAATAGGTAGTAGTACTAGTTACTAGGAGTACCATATTCCCTTCGTTTATACTATAAATTTGGCTTAATAAATATTTGGAGACTCCATATTAATGTTAGTGGATCTCATCATGCCTTAAAAAACAAGTAATACATT
This region includes:
- the LOC120087092 gene encoding universal stress protein Slr1101-like isoform X2, which codes for MAAAAVAVAAKPVMVIGVDDSECAIAALEWTLDQFFSQTVRLHPFKLVVVHVKPSPDVFVGVSGPGRSVETYQALDGDLKRKAARTLKIAREICAAKSVCDVEFEVEEGDARYVLCEAANKHRASVLVVGSRGHGAIKRALLGSVSDYCALRAPCTVMIVKINHPTKTGSK
- the LOC120087092 gene encoding universal stress protein Slr1101-like isoform X1, which gives rise to MAAAAVAVAAKPVMVIGVDDSECAIAALEWTLDQFFSQTVRLHPFKLVVVHVKPSPDVFVGVSGPGRIAGSVETYQALDGDLKRKAARTLKIAREICAAKSVCDVEFEVEEGDARYVLCEAANKHRASVLVVGSRGHGAIKRALLGSVSDYCALRAPCTVMIVKINHPTKTGSK